From Agelaius phoeniceus isolate bAgePho1 chromosome 19, bAgePho1.hap1, whole genome shotgun sequence, a single genomic window includes:
- the TMEM100 gene encoding transmembrane protein 100 produces MTNEPIKEILGTPKHPDSVPTEKSNNNDCVITTIPLVSECQLTAATGGAELSCYRCTIPFGVVILIAGTVVTAVAYIFNSHGSIISVFGLVLLSSGLVLLASSAVCWKIRQHKKKAKRRESQTALVANQRTLFG; encoded by the coding sequence ATGACAAACGAGCCTATCAAAGAGATCCTGGGCACCCCAAAGCACCCTGATTCTGTGCCCACAGAGAAGAGTAACAACAATGACTGTGTGATAACCACCATTCCCCTGGTCAGTGAGTGCCAGCTGACGGCAGCCACGGGGGGAGCAGAGCTCTCCTGCTACCGCTGCACCATTCCCTTCGGCGTGGTCATCCTGATCGCCGGCACCGTGGTCACTGCCGTGGCATACATCTTCAACTCCCATGGATCCATCATCTCCGTCTTTGGCCTGGTCCTCTTGTCCTCAGGACTCGTTCTGCTGGCTTCCAGCGCCGTGTGCTGGAAGATCAGGCAGCACAAGAAGAAAGCAAAGAGGCGGGAGAGCCAGACAGCGCTCGTGGCAAACCAGCGAACCTTGTTTGGCTaa